Genomic window (Sulfurimonas sp.):
ATTGCTATAATTTTAACAATATTGGAGAATTATTTAATGGGTATAAGAACTATCTTAGATGCTAACTTTGATTTTGAAATTGTTGACGAATTTTTCGATCATTATTCTATGATGATTGAAAGTATGGAAGTGATGATATTAGACCTCAATAAGCCAACTGAATATTCAAGAAGTATTGAAGAGCTTTTTCGTGTTTTTCATAATATAAAATCAGCTTCAGGCTATCTAAAAATGATACCTATGGCAAAACTAGCAGCCTTTGTGGAAGATGCCTTAGAAGAACTTAGAACAACAGATGCTTTAGCAAATGATGACATAATCACTTGGCTACTTGAAATAAGCGATATGTTTGCTCAATGGCAAGATGATTTAAAACTTGATAACGATTTGAGCCATATAAAATATTCTTTATTAAAAATACCAGAACTAACAAAATAACTTAAAAAGAAAAAACTTGAAAAAACTTGTAGCATATATAACTTCTGCTTACCCAGAAAAATCATTTAGCATAGACTTAAGCCTTGAACTTGGTGAAAATGGAGTAGATACACTTGAACTTGGTGTTCCTTTTTCTGACCCTGTTGCAGATGGACCTCTTATAGAAAAAGCGAACCATAAAGCACTAGAACTAGGCTTCAAGTTTAAACATTTACTTGAAATCTCAAAAGTAGTAGCACCTAAACTTGATACTCTTTGGATGGGATATTTTAACAGTTTTTATCAACAAGATATGGATAAACTCATTCCTTTAGCATCTAAACTTGGAGTAAACGGCTTTATCATTCCAGACTTACCACATGAAGAAGCATTAACTTACTCTGATTTGTTTAAAAACAACAACATAAGTAACATAAGTTTTGTTGCTCCAACTGATAGTGAGCAGAGGATAAAAGAAGTAGTTAGTGATGCTCAAAAGTTTATCTATATGGTTGCATATACTGGAATAACAGGCTCAGGAAAAGCAGAAGATTTGCAACCATTTTTAAGCTCTATAAAAAAATATTCCACTACTCCTGTTTATGTAGGCTTTGGTGTAAATGAAAAAACAGCAAAAGAGAAAGTAAAAGGAGCCGATGGTGTAATAGTTGGAAGTGCTTTTATAGATATACTTTTAAAAGACTCTTTAAGTTACTCGCAAAAAATCACTCAATGTTGTGAACTCTCAAAAATCATAAAAGATAAAATCAACTCATAGTTTATTTTTTAGTTGCTCATATGGAGATTTTAACATCTTTGATTCTTTTTTAAGATTGGTTAAAATCTCATCTAACCACTGAGCATAAGAATCTTTCATCAAGTTTTTTAGTGTATTTTTTTGAGCATCTATCATCTTTTTTACACTAAGTTGAAAATCATCTTCATTAAATGCTTGATCAACTTCTGTCATTGCTGCATCTACTCCTACCCAAGTAGCAGTTCCAGTAATAACTCCACACACTAAAGCCCAAGGACCAGTTGGTGCGCAGATGCTAAGTCCGCTAACACTACCTCCTAAAAATGTTGTGGCTTTTGCTACTCCTTTTGCTCCAAACTTTATAAGCATCTTAGACATTATACTTTTTGTGATTGCACCGCTTATAAGTAGAGTTCCTGTCGCACTGAAACCTTTTTTTGCCAAATCTCTTGAAGAGGCTTCAAAAACATTATTTAAGCTAAGTTCAAGTGAGTTTAGTTCTACTTTATGCTTAAGCTTTATAGTGTTTAAATCTTCATTAAGTGTATTTTTAAAAATATTCATAGAGTTATTTATCTTTTCATCTATAAGTATAGATGCTTCTTTAGATTTTAAATAAAAATCATTTTGCTCAAAAAGAAAGAAATTTATTTTAGCTTGAATTTCATCATTTAGCATATTTGCATTACATCTTTTTAGTTTTAAGCCATTTGGTAAATATTGATTATAAAAAGGTGCTAAATAACTATTTTTATATCCACAGTATAAACTATAACCTTTTAAAATTATTCTACTATATTCACCCTTTACTGAATAATAATAAGCAGATAATTTTGGTATAGATTTATATACTTCTTCAAAAGCTTTATCTACTTCTATGTCTATTACTTCATCTATATTATCTATTAATTTTTGCTCATTTGCGTCTAGATGCTTATTTATTTTTGCATCTACCTCTATATATATCTCTTTAACTTTGTTTATATAATGTCTTTGATAAAGATGATTTATGCTCATACTTATGAGAAAAAGAAGTAAAATAGTTGCAATAAAACCTATAAGAAAATAGTTTTTATTTTGCTCTTTTTCTTTTATGATGATAGATGCTGGTATGGAAAAACTAAGTAATAACTTTGAATAACTCCAAACAAACAAACCTTGAGAAAAGAACAAGTAAACAAACCAAACAAAGATGCTAGAACTGTTTTCTAGCTCACTAGCAGATATGCTCATAAGTCTAAACTCAAGAAGTTCTTTATAGTGTAAAGATTGTGCTAAAAAGTTAAGTATTTGACAGCTAAATTCTTTTGTTTCATAAGATGGTGTCGTAAAAAACTGATAAATAACAAAGATAAAAAGAAGAAAAACAGCATTTATCCATGCAGTCCACCTTCTAGCTATACTATCTAAGAAATCATCTTTAACTCTTAAAGATAAACTTTTTTTAGTAGTGTTAAAAATAAACCAAACAACTAAAACATCAAGACCTAAAATCACAAACAAAAATGAGTCAAGATAGATGCTAACTACTAAAAGTACAACAGAGGAGAAAAAAGCGATAAAAATAGATACAACAAGAGTAAACCAAACACTCTTTACTAAGCTAAACAAAGAAGTATTTTGATGAAAAATAGTATCTGCTATAACATACTTTTTTATTATGTGCATCTCTAAGAGTGCCATAGTTAAAAGCGTACTAAAACCTAAAATGAAAAATATAAAAACTAAACACGAGGCAGATTCACTGATAATTGTCCAAAGATATAAAAATAAAAATATTAAAAGACTTTTAAACATAACAAAGTTTAGCATAATTGGCTAAAAATTAAGAGGATTATGCTAATATCCGAAATATATTTATATTAGGATTTTTATGTCATTTACTTCACTTGGACTCTCAGCTCCATTACTCAAAGCTATCAAAGAACAAGGTTACGATAAACCAACACCTATTCAAACTCAAGCAATACCAATCATTTTAAAAAAACAAGATATTTTAGCAGGAGCACAAACAGGGACAGGTAAAACGGCAGGTTTTACTCTTCCTATGTTAGAGTTACTATCTCGTGCTAAACCCTCTAAAGGTAAAAAAGCTCATCATGTTAAAGTACTTATTTTAACTCCTACACGAGAGTTAGCATCCCAAGTAGAAGAAAGTGTAAGAGTTTACGGAAAACATCTTCCATTTAAATCAACAGTAATATTTGGTGGAGTTAAAATAAACCCTCAAATCGTTGCTCTTCGTCGCGGAGTAGAAATAGTTGTAGCAACACCAGGACGCCTACTTGACCATATGTCTCAACAAACAATTAACCTATCAAAAGTAGATTTTCTCATCCTTGATGAAGCAGATAGGATGCTAGATATGGGTTTTGTAAATGACATCAAAAAAGTTATAGCAGTTTTACCAAAAGAACGCCAAACTCTTCTTTTCTCAGCAACATACTCAGATGAGATAAAAAAACTTTCTCAAAAATTTTTACGCTCCCCAGCACTTATAGAAGTAGCAAGAAGAAACACTTCAAGTGAGATAGTAAAACAAGCTGTATATCCTGTAGATAAAGAACGCAAGCGTGAACTTTTAACTCATCTTATAAACAAAGAAAACTGGAAACAAGTTTTAGTTTTTACAAGAACTAAACATGGTGCAAATCGATTAAGTGGGCAACTTGAAAAAGATGAGATTAGCTCAGTTGCAATTCATGGAAATAAAAGCCAAAATGCAAGAACAAAAGCTCTAGCAGACTTTAAAGCGGGAAAAATCAGAGTTCTTGTGGCAACAGATATCGCAGCACGAGGCATAGATATAGACCAACTTCCTCATGTTGTAAACTATGAACTTCCAAATGTAAGTGAAGACTATGTACACCGTATAGGGCGTACTGGTCGTGCAGGTAATGAAGGTGAAGCAATCTCACTTGTTTGTGTAGATGAAAATGAATATTTAGTAAATATTGAAAAACTTATAAATAAAGATATTCCAAAAATTTGGGAAAAAGGCTTTAAACCAGACCCATCAATAAAAGCTGAACCTATAAATATGGGTGGTAATCGTGGAGCTAGAAATAAACCTCGTGGCGGGAATAGAAACGGTGGAAGAAACTCTAACTCTTCACGAAATTCAAGTCGCTCTAGAAGTAGATAATACTTTTAAATCATGTTTTTTATATATTGGTCTCCCTACATGGACTCGAACCATGAGCTATCCCTTAGGAGGGGACTGCTTTATCCAGTTAAGCGATAAGGAGTAATTTTGTAATTATACAACAATAAATTAATGCCGTGAGTGTCATTAATTTAACCTATTCTTAGTTTAAAGATAAGATCTTTTTTGCTATTTCTACATTTAGTCCTGCTTTACTACAAGCAATTTCAATATTTTCTTGATTGTCTAATAATCTTAAAAGTACTTTTACTTTTTCTGTCTGATTAATATTTTTTCTTGGCATTTATTTTCCTTTGTTTTTATTTTGTTTAAATCTTTTAACAATAGGGAGATAACAAATTGAGTGGTTCTAAAAGTGTTTAATATAGCTTATTGATACGAAGATATAAGTGTAGTTAAAAATGTTTAAAAAATTGTTGTTATAAAACCTATAAATAAAGGATTTAGTTTTGGTTGCGGAAGCAAGATTTGAACTTGCGACCTTCGGGTTATGAGCCCGACGAGCTACCGAACTGCTCTATTCCGCGACATTTGTAGTTATTTTATGGTGCGCCCGACAGGAGTCGAACCTGTGACCTTCGGTACCGCAAACCGATGCTCTATCCAGCTGAGCTACGAGCGCACACCATCTCTTTTTAAGAGGCTGAAATTATATCACTTTTAGCTTATAGTAGTATAAATCTTTTGTATTTCTTTTTCTTGCAGGTATAATTCATGTGTTTTTTTCACATAAGCATGAAGAACTTTTTTTAGGTCGTTATTTCCTTCTACATTAAAATCTTTTGCCATTTCTGCTTGTAAAAATGGTGCAAACTCATCTTCTACATCAACATCAAAACGGCGACCATTCACATGTAAACTTATCTTTTTACTCATAAGTTTTAGCCTAACATACTTTCGATTTTTTCAACTATTTCTTCGATTTCTAAGTCTTTCATTACTGTTTCATCTCTTAGTTTTTCTATCTCAGTATCTTTGATTTCACTCTCAGCTTTTAAAGTTAAAAGTTCCATTCTTATACTTTTATTTTCTTCTTTTAAAGAGTTGTAATTTTGTAAAATATCTGTTACTTTTTGGTTTAGTTTTTCTAAATTTGTTTGATTTTGCATAAAATTTCCTAGCTATTTATATAAATACAATTTTAGCACAAAAACTCTAAGAAAATCAAAAAAACTAAAGTTTAGTTCATGGTATCGGCAGGAACATGAACATTTCCTTCCATGATAATCCTAGCACTTCTACTCATGCTTACTTTTTGTATATCATATGCATTATCTACTTTATTGATAACCGCACCAACTTTTAAAGTCCCAGAAGGGTGTCCAAAAGTTACACTATCTCTCTCACCATTACCAGCAGCGATGCTGACTAAAGTTCCAGGAACACAAGCAGCAACACCAATAGCCACAGATGCTGTTCCCATCATAGCGTGGTGAAGTAATCCCATAGACAAAGCCCGTACATTTAACTCTATCATACTAGCATCTATCTTTTTACCACTAGATGCTACATAGTTTTGAGGCTTTGAAACAAAAGCAATTTTTGGAGTATGTTGTCTAGTTTCGGCCTCTTTTATATCTGTAATAAGTCCCATTTTTATAGCACCATAGGCTCTAATAGTTTCAAATCTTTTAAGTGCTTCTTTATCAAAGTTTATATCTCCTTGAAGTTCAGTACCTTTGTAGCCAATATCCTCAGCATTTAAAAAGATGGTAGGAATCCCTGCACTAATCATAGTAGCTTTAAATGTTCCGATGCCAGGAACTTCAAGGTCATCTATGAGGTTTCCGGTAGGAAATAGTTTTTCTGTTGAATCAACTGGTTGTAAAAACTCTATCTTAACCTCAGCAGCTGGAAAAGAAACACCATCAAGTTCAAAATCACCCATCTCTTGGACTACAGAATTTTTCATAGGAACATAGGCGATAATAGTTTTTTTAATATTTACTTGCCAGATGCGAATAACAGCTATACCATTTTCAACAAGTCTATCTTCATCTACAAGTCCACTTTTAATAGCAAAAGAGCCAACTGCACCTGAAAGGTTTCCACAGTTTCCACTCCAATCAACAAAAGGTCTATCAATTGCAACTTGACCAAAAGTATAATCTACATCGTGGTCTTGCTTTGTACTTTTTGCAACCAGAACAGTTTTAGAAGTACTTGAAGTCGCACCACCCATTCCATCTATTTGTTTGGCATAAGGATCAGGAGAACCAACAACCCTTAAAAGAAGTTTGTCTTTTGCTTCTTGGTTTTCTTGTGCTAGTTTTGGCAAGTCAGAAACTTTAAAAAATGTTCCCTTACTTGTACCACCACGCATATATGTGGCAGGTATTTTTATTTGTGGTGCATCACTCATCTTTTTTCCTTATTTGTTTTTAACAAAATCTTTAGCAAATTTTTGAAGGATTCCGCCTGCGTTATATACTTCAACTTCAGCACTAGTATCTAGTCTACAAGTCACAGGAATATTTACTACTTCTCCATTTGCTCTTGTCATAATCACTTCTAATGTTGTTCGTGGACTTATATCACCTTGAACTTCATAAGTTTCAGTTCCATCTATATTATAAGTATGTCTAGTATCTCCATCTTTAAACTGCAGAGGTAACACACCCATACCAACAAGATTTGTTCTATGGATTCTCTCGATACTCTCAGCTACAAGAACTTCAACACCTGCAAGTCTTACACCTTTAGCAGCCCAATCTCTTGAACTTCCTTGACCGTAATTAATCCCTGCTATGATAATAAGAGGTTGTTTTCTGTCCATGTAAGTTTCTATCGCTTCCCACATTCTAGTTACTAAACCTTCAGGCATTATCTTAGCCAGTGAGCCTTGTATAACTTCACCATTTTCATCTTTTACCATCTCATTAAAGAGTTTAGGGTTTGCTAATGTTGCTCTTTGTGCTGTATTATGATCCCCTCTATGAGTTGCATAAGAGTTAAAGTCTATTGCAGGAAGTCCCATTTTTGCACAGTATTCACCCGCTGCACTATTTGGTAAGATAGCATTTGAAGGAGATAAGTGGTCGGTTGTAATATTATCAGGAAAAACTCCTAAAGGACGCATATTTTTAAGCGCTGGTTTACCCATAAATTCTTCATCCCAATAAGGAGGTTTGTTTATATATGTACTTTTTTTATTCCAGTTATAAAAAGGATCTACTTTTACATCTTCCATTACATCTTTAGCAAACATTGGGTCATAAATCTCACTAAACATTTCTGGTCTTACAGATGCTTTTACAACTTCATCAATCTCTTCATCACTTGGCCAAATATCATTTAGCGAAATATCGTTACCATTAGCATCTTTACCTAGTGAGTCTTTTTCTATATCAAATCTAATAGACCCAGCAAGGGCGTAAGCGATAACTAGCGGAGGAGATGCTAAAAATGCTTCTTTCACATATGGGTGAATTCTTCCATCAAAGTTTCTATTTCCAGATAAAACAGCTGTTGTATAAATATCATTATCAACTGCTTCTTTTTGGATTTTAGGATCAAGTGCACCTGACATTCCATTACAAGTTGTACATGCAAAACCAACTATACCAAAACCTAACTGCTCAAGTTCTCCTAAAAGATTTGAGTCTTTTAAGTAGGATTCAACCACTTTAGAACCCGGAGCTAAAGATGATTTAACCCATGGTTTTCTTGTAAGTCCTAGTTTGTTAGCATTTCTGGCTAATAGCCCCGCTGCAATAACATTTCTAGGATTGCTTGTGTTTGTACAAGATGTGATAGCCGCGATTAGTACCGCACCATCAGGCATCTCATCTTCAGTTATTTCAATTTTTTTTGTAATTCCTTCAGCTTCTAGAGTTGAAGTTGGTACAAGTTTATGTGGTTTTGAAGGTCCAGCTAAACTTCTTGAAACAGTTGATAAATCAAATTCTAATCTTCTTACATACTCGGCATTTACCAATGAGTCTGCCCAAAGTCCATTTGCTTTAGCGTAGATTTCAACTAACTCAACTTGCTTAGCTTCTCGACCTGTAAGTTTTAAATAATCAAGAGTTTGATTATCAATAGCAAACATTGCCGCACTCGCTCCATACTCTGGTGTCATATTTGAGATAGTAGCACGATCACCTAAAGTTAAATAGCTTAAACCCTCTCCATAAAACTCTAAAAAAGAAGAGATAACATCATTTTCTCTTAAGAAACAAGTCATAGCTAAAGCAATATCAGTTGCTGTAATACCCTCTGCTCTTTTTCCTACGATATTTACACCAACGATTTCAGGAACTCTCATAAATGATGGATTTCCAAGCATAACATTTTCAGCTTCAAGCCCACCAACACCGATTGCCATTACACCAAGTGCATCTACATGAGGAGTATGACTATCTGTTCCAACAAGTGTATCTGGATATGCGATACCATCTATCGCGTGGATAACAGGTGACATTTTTTCTAGATTTATTTGATGCATGATTCCATTACCTGGAGGGATAACATCTACATTATCAAATGCGATTTTTGTCCAGTTAATAAAGTGAAATCTATCTGCATTTCTTCTATCTTCAATTGCTCTATTTTTATCAAATGCTTGGGGATCAAATCCACCACATTCAACTGCTAAAGAGTGATCAACAATAAGCTGAGTAGGAACAACAGGATTAACTAAAGTTGGATCCCCACCCTCTTTTGCAATAGCTTCTCTAAGACCCGCTAAATCAACCAAAGCAGTAAGCCCTAAAATATCATGCGTTACAACACGACTTGGGTACCAAGGAAAATCTTTGTCAGTTCTTTTCTCAATAATTTGTATAAGTGAATCTTTTAAATCTTCACTTGGGCACTTTCTTAGTAGATTTTCAACTAGAACTCTCGAAGTGTAGTTTAGCTTCTCAAAAGAACCTGCTTGAATCTCTTCAACAGCTTCTTTGACATCATAATATTTTAAATCTGTACCATTTAATTTTTTTAGATAATTATTACTCATAATTTATAGTTTCCTTTTTATTTTCGCTCATCCAATGGAACATATTTCAAGTCCTCAAGACCTATATATTGTGCAGAAGGACGAATAATTTTTCCATCTTCTCGTTGTTCAACAACATGTGCTCCCCATCCAGATGCACGAGCAATAACAAATATAGGAGTAAACATATCTGTTGGAATTCCCATTTGATTATATGAAACTGCTGAAAACCAGTCTAAGTTAGGGAACATTTTTTTCTCATTCCACATAACAGTTTCTATTCTCTCGGCTACCTCATACATTAGCATATCATTGTTTTCTTCTGAAAGTGTTTTTGCAACTTCTTTAATAACAACATTTCTTGGATCACTTGTTGTATATACAGGATGTCCAAACCCGATAACGATTTCTTTTCTTGCCATTCTCTCTTTTATATCTTTCTCTGCCGCATCTGCTGAAGCATATCGTTGTTGGATTCTAAAAGCTTCTTCATTCGCTCCACCATGTTTTGGTCCTCTAAGAGCACCAATAGCACCAGTTATTGCTGAATACATATCAGATGATGTTCCTGCTATAACACGCCCTGCAAAAGTAGATGCATTAAACTCATGTTCTGCATAAAGGATAAGAGAGATATGCATAGCTTTTACCCATGATTCTTTAGGCACTTCTCCATGAAGTAGGTGTAAAAAATGAGCGGCGATAGTATCATCATCAGTTTCTAACTCAATTTTTTTGTTGTTATGGCTAAAGTGGTACCAATAAAGAAGCATTGAACCAAAAGATGCCATTAACTTATCCACTAAACCTTGGGCTTCTTCTTTGTTATGGTCTAAGGCTTCAGGTTCTATACAACCTAAAGCTGAACAACCTGTTCTCATTACATCCATAGGGTGTGTTGATTTTGGAAGTTGCTCTAAAATAACTTTTACTGCATCTGGAATATTACGAAGAGATTTTAGTTTTGTTTTATATGCTGCAAGTTCTGCAATATTTGGCAATTTTTCATGAACTATTAAGTATGCAATTTCTTCAAATTCAGCTTGTGTTGCGAATTCTAATATATCATATCCACGGTAATGTAAATCATTTCCTGTTATACCAACTGTACAGATTGCAGTATTACCTGCAGTTGTACCAGATAAGGCAACAGATTTTTTAGGTTTAAATCCTGTTGTAGTTGTACTCATAATTTATCCTTTATAGTTTATTCTTATTTATTCTGTGAAAAAAGTGCGTCTAGTTTATCTTCATAAGCATGATAATCTAACATATCGTAAAGTTCTATCCTAGTTTGCATAATATCAACTACTGAACTTTGAGTACCTTTGTTTAAGATAGCTTCAAAAACACTAAGAGCTGCTTTATTCATAGCACGAAATCCTGAAAGTGGGTAAAGAACCATGCTTATACCAACACTTGCCAACTCTTCAACTGTAAACATTGGAGTTGCACCAAATTCTGTAATATTTGCTAAAACTGGAACTTTAATAACATTTGTAAAATCTTCATACTCTTTAAGTGTATGGATTGCTTCAGCAAAAATCATATCTGCACCAGCTTCTACATAAGCTTTAGCTCTTTTTAGTGCTTCTTCTTGACCTTCACTAGCATGTGCATCTGTTCTAGCCATGATTACAAAATCAGGGTCAGTTTTTCCATCTACTGCCGCTCTAATACGATCACACATCTCATCAATGCTAACTAACTCTTTATTTGGTCTATGTCCACATCTTTTTTGAGCAACTTGGTCTTCTATATGACATCCTGCTGCACCTGCTTTTGTCATCTCTCTTACTGTTCTAGAAATGTTAAAAGCTCCACCCCAACCAGTATCTGCATCTACTAAAAGTGGCACATCACATCTACCTGTAATTCTTCTAATATCAATACATACATCTTCTAGCATTGTCATACCAAGATCTGGTAAACCATAACTAGCATTTGCAACACCAGCACCTGAAAGATACATAGCTTTTGCTCCTGCACGCTCTGCTTGAATAGCACTATATGCATTTATAACACCTAATATTTGTAATGGACTTTGATCTTTTAACGCTTCTCTAAATTTTTTTCCTGCACTCATGCTTCTTCCTTCTTTTTTGGGTATCCAAGAGCTTTTATAGCTTCTTGTATCTCTGGTAATACATCTTCATCTTCAATAGTTGAAGGCATATTCCACTCTTTTCCATCTGCCATACTTCGCATAGTTCCACGAAGAATTTTTCCACTTCTTGTTTTTGGTAGTCTTGAAACAATAGTTACAATTCTAAAACTAGCAACTGCTCCAATTTCATCACGAACAAGTTGAACAATTCCTTCGCATAAAGATTGATTATCTCTTTCTATACCTTCTTTTAAAACTGCAAAGCCCATAGGAACTTCACCTTTTAAGGCATCATCAACACCGATTACAGCACACTCTGCTACATCAGGATGTTTTGCTACTATCTCTTCCATTTCACCAGTTGAGAGTCTATGTCCAGCAACATTGATAACTCCGTCCATACGACCCATAACCCAAACATATCCATCTTTATCGATATATCCAGAATCTCCAGTTAAATAATATCCTGGATAAAAGTCTAAGTATGAGCGTTTATATCTTGCGTCATCTTCCCAAACTCCCATAAGACAACTTGGTGGTAGTGGTAATTTAAGTACAAGATTTCCTAATACTCCTGGTTTGCATTGCTTACCATCAGCATCTAATGCTTGAAGATTAAATCCTGGCATTGGTTTTGTAGGACTTCCAGGTTTTACTTTCATAGGGTCTAAGCCCATTGGATTTGCAGCGATTGCCCAACCTGTTTCAGTTTGCCACCAGTGATCAGTCACTTCTTTACCTGTTACTTTTTTCATCCACTCTAAAGTTGGAGAATCACATCTTTCACCAGCTACAAAAAGACCTTTTACACTGCTAAGGTCATATTTTTTAACCCATTCACCGTTTGGATCTTCTTTTCTAATTGCTCTAAAAGCAGTTGGTGCTGAAAAAAGTATATTTACTTTATGTTCTTCACAGACTCTCCAAAATGCTCCTGGATTTGGTGTTCTAACAGGTTTACCTTCATAAACAATAGTTGTACAACCATTCATTAATGGAGCGTAAACTATATATGAATGTCCAACAACCCAACCAACATCACTAGCTGCCCAAAAAACATCACCTGCTTTAGCATTGTAAACATTATCCATAGACCATTTCATAGCAACAGCATGTCCACCATTACTTCTAATAACACCTTTTGGTTTACCAGTAGTTCCTGATGTATAAAGAATATAAAGTGGGTCAATAGCATCTAATGGAACACAATCAACTGCAGCAGTTTTTTCTTCTTCCTCAGCCCAATCCACATCTCTCCAAGGAAGCATATTCGCTATTTCTTGAGGTCTTTGATGGATAATACAACATGTTGGTTTGTGAGTTGATCTTTTGATTGCTTCATCTAAAAGAGGTTTATAGTGAATCACACGACTTACCTCAATACCACAACTAGCACTCATAATAACTTTAGGTTTTGCATCATCGATTCTAGTTGCAAGTTCATGTGCAGCAAAACCACCAAAAACAACAGAGTGAATAGCACCGATTCTAGCACATGCAAGCATCGCTATAACAGCTTCTGGAATCATTGGCATATAGATAACAACTCTATCGCCTTTAACAACACCTTTATTTACAAGAATACCAGCAGTTTTTGCTACTCTATCACGAAGTTGTGCATATGTATAAGTTTTCTTAGTGTCCGTTACTGGAGAATCATATATAAGTGCTGCTTGGTCACCTCTTCCATTGTCAACATGTAAATCAAGTGCATTGTAACAAGTATTCATACAGCCACCAACAAACCATCTGTAATGTCCGTTTACTACATCTAGTACTTTATCCCACTGATGATACCAATGAACTTTTGTTGCTGCCTCTGCCCAAAACTTCTCAGGATCGCTCAGTGATTCTTTGTACATTTTGTCGTAAATTGCTCCCATAACTATCTCCTTTTAATTTAGAAAAATTATACCTCTTATATATGATTTATGTTTGTACAAGATTTATGGACAAAATACAATTTTTGTACAATTTGCAATATTTGTACAAAAATTGTACAATATACTATGAAAACAGTAGAAAAAATCATACAAATTTATAATCGCTCTCAACTTAGCATCTCAAAATTTGCTTCAATTATTAAAAAAGATAGAAGAACTGTAACCTCTTGGATAGATAAAATCTCACAAAAAGAGCCAAGTTCAGAAGTTTTAGACAACATATCTTCATTTTTCAGATATCCAGATAATATTTGGGAAGAAGAAACACAAGAAGGTGATTTTTTAGATATGATTTCTAAGATTCCAAAAGAAGAATTAAAGATTATTGATGAGGGTTATTTGGGTGGATTGAAATATATCTTAGCAAGTGAAGATAAAGAAAGATTTGTCATTCACCCACAATTTCCT
Coding sequences:
- the prpF gene encoding 2-methylaconitate cis-trans isomerase PrpF, which gives rise to MSDAPQIKIPATYMRGGTSKGTFFKVSDLPKLAQENQEAKDKLLLRVVGSPDPYAKQIDGMGGATSSTSKTVLVAKSTKQDHDVDYTFGQVAIDRPFVDWSGNCGNLSGAVGSFAIKSGLVDEDRLVENGIAVIRIWQVNIKKTIIAYVPMKNSVVQEMGDFELDGVSFPAAEVKIEFLQPVDSTEKLFPTGNLIDDLEVPGIGTFKATMISAGIPTIFLNAEDIGYKGTELQGDINFDKEALKRFETIRAYGAIKMGLITDIKEAETRQHTPKIAFVSKPQNYVASSGKKIDASMIELNVRALSMGLLHHAMMGTASVAIGVAACVPGTLVSIAAGNGERDSVTFGHPSGTLKVGAVINKVDNAYDIQKVSMSRSARIIMEGNVHVPADTMN
- the acnD gene encoding Fe/S-dependent 2-methylisocitrate dehydratase AcnD, with the protein product MSNNYLKKLNGTDLKYYDVKEAVEEIQAGSFEKLNYTSRVLVENLLRKCPSEDLKDSLIQIIEKRTDKDFPWYPSRVVTHDILGLTALVDLAGLREAIAKEGGDPTLVNPVVPTQLIVDHSLAVECGGFDPQAFDKNRAIEDRRNADRFHFINWTKIAFDNVDVIPPGNGIMHQINLEKMSPVIHAIDGIAYPDTLVGTDSHTPHVDALGVMAIGVGGLEAENVMLGNPSFMRVPEIVGVNIVGKRAEGITATDIALAMTCFLRENDVISSFLEFYGEGLSYLTLGDRATISNMTPEYGASAAMFAIDNQTLDYLKLTGREAKQVELVEIYAKANGLWADSLVNAEYVRRLEFDLSTVSRSLAGPSKPHKLVPTSTLEAEGITKKIEITEDEMPDGAVLIAAITSCTNTSNPRNVIAAGLLARNANKLGLTRKPWVKSSLAPGSKVVESYLKDSNLLGELEQLGFGIVGFACTTCNGMSGALDPKIQKEAVDNDIYTTAVLSGNRNFDGRIHPYVKEAFLASPPLVIAYALAGSIRFDIEKDSLGKDANGNDISLNDIWPSDEEIDEVVKASVRPEMFSEIYDPMFAKDVMEDVKVDPFYNWNKKSTYINKPPYWDEEFMGKPALKNMRPLGVFPDNITTDHLSPSNAILPNSAAGEYCAKMGLPAIDFNSYATHRGDHNTAQRATLANPKLFNEMVKDENGEVIQGSLAKIMPEGLVTRMWEAIETYMDRKQPLIIIAGINYGQGSSRDWAAKGVRLAGVEVLVAESIERIHRTNLVGMGVLPLQFKDGDTRHTYNIDGTETYEVQGDISPRTTLEVIMTRANGEVVNIPVTCRLDTSAEVEVYNAGGILQKFAKDFVKNK
- a CDS encoding Hpt domain-containing protein; the protein is MENYLMGIRTILDANFDFEIVDEFFDHYSMMIESMEVMILDLNKPTEYSRSIEELFRVFHNIKSASGYLKMIPMAKLAAFVEDALEELRTTDALANDDIITWLLEISDMFAQWQDDLKLDNDLSHIKYSLLKIPELTK
- a CDS encoding DEAD/DEAH box helicase; protein product: MSFTSLGLSAPLLKAIKEQGYDKPTPIQTQAIPIILKKQDILAGAQTGTGKTAGFTLPMLELLSRAKPSKGKKAHHVKVLILTPTRELASQVEESVRVYGKHLPFKSTVIFGGVKINPQIVALRRGVEIVVATPGRLLDHMSQQTINLSKVDFLILDEADRMLDMGFVNDIKKVIAVLPKERQTLLFSATYSDEIKKLSQKFLRSPALIEVARRNTSSEIVKQAVYPVDKERKRELLTHLINKENWKQVLVFTRTKHGANRLSGQLEKDEISSVAIHGNKSQNARTKALADFKAGKIRVLVATDIAARGIDIDQLPHVVNYELPNVSEDYVHRIGRTGRAGNEGEAISLVCVDENEYLVNIEKLINKDIPKIWEKGFKPDPSIKAEPINMGGNRGARNKPRGGNRNGGRNSNSSRNSSRSRSR